Within the Achromobacter spanius genome, the region GGCGCGGCGGATGGCGGTCTGTTCTTCACTCAGCGCGAAATCCATGGGCAACCTTATCGGGTGGGAAATTCGGCAATGGCGGATTGGCCGCGCTTAGCCACGCTGGATAGCGGGTTGGCGCAGCATCAACGCGACGCGTCGGCAACTTGCCACCAATTCGTCGCGCTGGTTGTAGGCGCGGTGGTCGAACACGACGATGCCGTTCTGCGGACGCGAACGGCTTTCACGCAGCTCCAGCACCTGCGATTCCACGCGTAGCGTATCGCCGGCAAAAACCGGGTTTGGAAAGCGCACCTCGTCCCAGCCCAGATTGCCTACGGTGGTGCCCAGGGTGGTGTCGCCCACCGAAATGCCCACCATCAGGCCCAGCGTGAACGCGCTATTGACCAAAGGACGGCCGAACTCGGTCGTCTTGGCATATTCCGCGTCCAGATGGATGGCCGCGGGATTCAGTGTCATGGTGGTGAACAGGACGTTATCGGTCTCGGTGACCGTACGCCGCACGTCGTGCGTAAATCGTTGCCCGACTTGGAATTGCTCGAAATACAACCCGGCCATCATCGTCTCCTGTTGCGCATGCGGGATGGTTCCCGTCTGGTGCGTGGATATCCGTGCACGTTGCGCTAAAATGAACGCTAACATACTGTATGCATCCATACAATATCAGGAACAACCCCTAAGGAGACACCCATGCAGCGCGGAAAACAGGTCAATCGGCAGGTCGTACTGAAGGAACGGCCGCTGGGCATCCCCCAGGCCTCGCACTTCGCGCTGCACGACGCAGCCATCCCCGAACCCAAGGAGGGCGAGATCCTGGTCCGCAACTTGTTCCTGTCGGTCGAACCGGCCATGCGTGGCTGGGTCAACGCCGCGGCCAACTACTCCGACCCCGTGGCCATCGGCGAAGTCATGCGCGCCTTTGCAGCGGGCCGCGTCATCGCGTCGCGGCATCCAGGCTACGCCGAAGGCGACCTCGTCATGGGTATGCTGGGCTGGCAGGACTACGCCGTCACCGACGGTCGCGCCATTCGCCGCAAAGTCCGTGAAACCGATCTGCCCCTGTCGCTGTCGCTGGGCGTCTTGGGCATCAACGGCGTCACCGCCTACTTCGCGCTGAACGCCTGCGGCGACCCCAAACAAGGCGACACCGTCGTGGTGTCGACGGCGGCGGGGGCAGTGGGTTCGGTGGCCGGACAGCTGGCCCGCCACCTGGGCTGCCGCGCTGTGGGCATTGCCGGTGGCGCGGACAAGACTCGGCTGTGCGTGGAGGAATTCGGCTACGACGCCGCCTTGGACTACCATTCGCCCCAGATGGCCGAGGGCCTGGCCACCGCCTGCCCCGACGGCGTGGACGTGTACTTTGACAACACGTCGGGTCGCATCAGCGATACCGTCATCCCGCTGATCAATCGGCATGCCCGCATCGTCGTCTGCGGCACCGCATCGGTCGCCAGTTGGGATCCGTGGCCCACCGGCCCGCGCATCGAACGTCATCTGCTGAACAAGGCGGCGCGCATGCAGGGGTTTCTAGTGTGGGACTACGAGCACCGTTACGAGGAAGCCATCGACGTGCTGGCGCCCTTGGTGCGGCAAGGCAAACTACGGTATCGCGAAGAGATCCTGGACGGCATCGAAGCCGCGCCTGGATCAATCGCCGATCTGTACCAGGGCAAGAACATGGGCAAGCGGCTGATTCGGCTGGAGGATGAGTGAATGACAACAAAGATGGCGGCAGGCGGCGAGAACTGGGACCAGCGGCTGGGCTTTCTGATGCACGACGTCTCGCGGCTGCGCCGCAAGGTGTTCGATGAAGTCATGAAACCCGAGGGCATCACGCGGTCGCAGTGGTGGGTCATGGCGCACCTGTCGCGCCATGACGGCATGTCGCAGAGCGACTTGGCCGACGTGCTTGATCTAGGGCGCGCCGCGTTGGGCGGCCTGGTGGATCGGCTGGAGTCGCTGGGCTTTGTGCGCCGCGGCGCCGACGGCCAGGACCGCCGCACCAAGCTTGTGCTGCTGACCCCCGAGGGCCGCACCATGATTGAACGCATGCGCGTCAAAAGCGATGTCATGAGCGAAGCCATCCTGCAAGGGCTCAGCGTCGAACAGCGCCATCAACTCGCCGACATGCTGGGGCTGGTCAAGCGCAACCTGCTGGAGTTCGACATCACTCAGCTCTGACCCGCCGGTCCGCTCGAGAGGTTCATCCACGCTGGAACGCGAACGCTGGAGAAATCAGAAAAGCGGAGTGAATCAAAAAAGGCTGTGGCCCAACGACAGCTGTCGGCCGATTCTGTTGAAAAACTCGCGGCCGTCTCCGTCGTCTGGCAGAATTTGCAAAGCGCCAACGAGTTCGGAGAGCACCGACATGATGGGCCATCAAGCGAGCGGGCAAGAGCGGTTGTTCTACGCTTTCAACCTTGAAGACGTCGTTCCGCCGACCCATCTTCTTAGAGCCATCGATCGCTGTCTGGATCTGAAGGAACTCCACCAACACCTGGCGAAGCACTACAGCCATACGGGCCGTCCGTCCATTGACCCCGAACTTATGATCCGTATGCTGATCGTTGGGTATTGCTACGGCATCCGCTCCGAGCGTCGTCTGTGCGAAGAGGTTCAACTGAATCTTGCATATCGATGGTTCTGTCGTCTCGGCCTCGAGGATGCAGTGCCCGATCACTCGACCTTCTCCAAGAACCGTGCCACTTTATTGAGACCCACTCCGCGGTGGCCAACTGGTCGACAAAGTTCGGCAAGCCGCCAGCTTGCTCAGTGATGCTCAAAAAGAAGCTGCGCGAGGGGCCGTGTAGGTGCGAGGCCCACTTAGACTTTCTACGTCGGCGGTGATGGGCCACCGATGGCTGAGCGCCCTGGTCGCAGAATTTGCGATCAACCATCCGCAGGTCGCTCTCGAAGTTGAGTACAGCGACCGCATCGCCGACATCGTGGCTGAGCGTTTCGACGCAGCAATTTAGATTGGGGAGCTTGCCGACAGTCGCTTGGTTGCGACCAAGCTGTGCAATCACTTCAGAGTGCTTTGCGCTTCGCCCGCCTATCTCGACCGATATGGCGCGCCCCGCAACCCCGAGGATTTGGTTAACCACAACTGCCTGGGCTTTACAGGCCTTCTGTCCTATCCCGAATGGGAGCTGACGCCAACTGACGTCCGGCCCCGGACTGCTGGCGTTCGGCAACGAGCGGATAGCCCCAGGTGCGAGTCAGCGGCTCCAATACCCCCAATGACACCAAAGCGTTATTGACGGCGGCGTTGATGCCCCAAGCAATATGTCGAAGCGAAATTCTCGCAAGTACCTTGTCAGATTTCCACTGACCAGATACAGAAATAGAAATCTCGCGGTGCGCAGGCCGGTAACCCTCAATTAAGACGCGCGTGTGAGAGCCACGCCGCTTCCGAATATTTCTTTATAGCTTATGCATGAGCGTGGCTTTGAAGGCGATGGGACTTAAGCATGAGCTGCTTCTAACTTTCCTGCACTTTCGCATGCGTCTGCTGGTGGCGTTAGGGCTGCCTAGCCAGCGGCAAACTCCTTCGAAACCCGATTGGCAAGGAATGATGCGCATGTTCGCGCGCCAGACGGGCCAGCCGCTCTGCCAACTCCAGCGGAA harbors:
- a CDS encoding MaoC family dehydratase codes for the protein MAGLYFEQFQVGQRFTHDVRRTVTETDNVLFTTMTLNPAAIHLDAEYAKTTEFGRPLVNSAFTLGLMVGISVGDTTLGTTVGNLGWDEVRFPNPVFAGDTLRVESQVLELRESRSRPQNGIVVFDHRAYNQRDELVASCRRVALMLRQPAIQRG
- a CDS encoding NADP-dependent oxidoreductase; the encoded protein is MQRGKQVNRQVVLKERPLGIPQASHFALHDAAIPEPKEGEILVRNLFLSVEPAMRGWVNAAANYSDPVAIGEVMRAFAAGRVIASRHPGYAEGDLVMGMLGWQDYAVTDGRAIRRKVRETDLPLSLSLGVLGINGVTAYFALNACGDPKQGDTVVVSTAAGAVGSVAGQLARHLGCRAVGIAGGADKTRLCVEEFGYDAALDYHSPQMAEGLATACPDGVDVYFDNTSGRISDTVIPLINRHARIVVCGTASVASWDPWPTGPRIERHLLNKAARMQGFLVWDYEHRYEEAIDVLAPLVRQGKLRYREEILDGIEAAPGSIADLYQGKNMGKRLIRLEDE
- a CDS encoding MarR family winged helix-turn-helix transcriptional regulator, coding for MTTKMAAGGENWDQRLGFLMHDVSRLRRKVFDEVMKPEGITRSQWWVMAHLSRHDGMSQSDLADVLDLGRAALGGLVDRLESLGFVRRGADGQDRRTKLVLLTPEGRTMIERMRVKSDVMSEAILQGLSVEQRHQLADMLGLVKRNLLEFDITQL